In the Rhizorhabdus dicambivorans genome, one interval contains:
- a CDS encoding recombinase family protein, producing the protein MLIGYARVSKADGSQSLDLQHDALRAAGVEPGNIYDDRASGSRDDRPGLAACLKSLRDGDVLIVWKLDRLGRTLTHLVSTVQNLSDRGIGLRVLTGKGAQIDTTTPSGRMVFGIFATLAEFERDMIRERTMAGLAAARARGRKGGRKFALSKAQVRLAQAAMAQRDTSVSDLCKELGIERVTLYRYVGPNGELRDYGQRVLAAKTR; encoded by the coding sequence ATGCTGATCGGCTACGCCCGCGTGTCCAAAGCCGACGGCTCGCAGTCGCTCGACCTGCAGCACGATGCCCTTCGCGCTGCCGGTGTCGAGCCAGGCAATATCTATGATGATCGTGCATCCGGTAGCCGTGATGATCGCCCCGGTCTTGCCGCCTGCCTGAAATCGTTGCGCGACGGCGATGTCCTCATCGTTTGGAAGCTCGACCGGCTCGGCCGAACGCTCACCCACCTGGTCAGCACGGTGCAGAATCTGTCGGATCGCGGTATCGGTCTGCGGGTGCTCACCGGCAAGGGCGCGCAGATCGACACCACGACGCCATCGGGCCGGATGGTGTTCGGCATTTTTGCCACACTGGCGGAGTTTGAGCGGGATATGATCCGCGAGCGCACCATGGCTGGCCTGGCCGCTGCCCGCGCGCGGGGACGCAAGGGTGGCCGCAAGTTCGCCCTCTCCAAGGCCCAGGTGCGGCTCGCTCAGGCTGCTATGGCCCAACGCGACACGTCCGTTTCCGACCTCTGCAAGGAACTCGGGATCGAGCGCGTCACTCTCTACCGCTATGTCGGTCCCAACGGGGAACTCCGGGATTACGGTCAGCGCGTGCTTGCTGCCAAAACGCGATGA
- a CDS encoding GNAT family N-acetyltransferase has protein sequence MTGAPIKLTQADAADVADLYNRCSDYFLLQDGAAPTLDDARELFSDVPPEKSAHNQAVLGWKGPGGLYAIAAILRDYPRDGTWYLGFMIVDAAQRGRGVGRSIYSTVESWAAARGATEIRLAVLEANEAAERFWRSLGFIEYRRVGPDTFKMRSHRRIELSRRLSGATVEGSNK, from the coding sequence ATGACGGGAGCCCCGATCAAACTTACCCAAGCGGACGCCGCAGACGTTGCAGACCTGTACAACCGTTGCAGCGACTATTTCCTGTTGCAGGACGGGGCCGCGCCCACGCTGGACGATGCTCGCGAGCTTTTCTCCGATGTGCCGCCCGAAAAGAGCGCCCACAATCAAGCTGTCCTGGGATGGAAGGGGCCTGGCGGCCTATATGCAATCGCGGCCATCCTCCGCGATTATCCGCGTGATGGCACATGGTATCTCGGCTTCATGATCGTAGATGCCGCACAGCGTGGTCGTGGCGTCGGACGCTCAATTTACTCGACGGTCGAAAGCTGGGCCGCTGCGAGAGGTGCCACAGAGATTCGGTTGGCCGTGCTGGAAGCGAATGAAGCGGCAGAGCGATTTTGGCGTTCTCTCGGCTTCATTGAGTATCGGCGCGTTGGGCCAGACACCTTCAAAATGCGTAGCCATCGCCGGATAGAACTGAGCCGTCGCCTTTCTGGCGCGACCGTAGAAGGCAGCAACAAGTAA
- a CDS encoding copper-binding protein, with protein sequence MRHARLTLALGLAVLTAACGKKGETPVTTETNQAAPAATMSGDMGNMSMAPDANAAIKAKGHGTVTAIDKTAGTITLNHGPIPEAKWPAMTMAFKAAPAITDAVKVGDKVDFDLSLKGSDGEVTAITKQ encoded by the coding sequence ATGAGACATGCACGACTGACCCTCGCCCTCGGCCTTGCCGTCCTGACCGCCGCGTGCGGCAAGAAGGGCGAGACCCCGGTTACAACCGAAACCAACCAGGCGGCGCCTGCCGCGACCATGAGCGGCGACATGGGCAACATGTCGATGGCGCCTGACGCGAACGCCGCAATCAAGGCCAAGGGCCATGGCACCGTCACCGCGATCGACAAGACGGCGGGCACGATCACGCTCAACCACGGCCCGATCCCCGAAGCCAAGTGGCCGGCGATGACGATGGCGTTCAAGGCGGCGCCCGCGATCACCGATGCGGTCAAGGTCGGCGACAAGGTCGATTTCGACCTCTCGCTCAAGGGCAGCGATGGCGAGGTCACCGCGATCACAAAGCAATGA